In Candidatus Rokuibacteriota bacterium, the sequence CAAGGCCGGAGAGGCAGGGAAAGGCTTTGCGGTGGTGGCGGCCGAGGTGAAGGCCCTGGCGGAGCAATCCAAGCAGGCCACGGCCCAGGTGCGCGGCATCCTCAACGAGATCCAGCGGGCGACGCAGGCCGCGGTGATGGCCGCTGAGCAAGGGGTGAAGGCTTCGGAGGCCGGGGTCGGGGTGGCGAGTCGAGGTGGCGAGGCCATCAGGCTGCTGACCGAAAGCCTGACCGAGTCGGCGCAGGCGGCCCAGCAGATCCTGGTCTCAGCCCAACAGCAGGTGGCGGGCGTGGATCAGGTGGCGCTCGCGATGCAGAACATCCAGCAGGCCTCGACCCAGAACATGGCCTCCACGCGCCAGGTGGAGCGGGCCGCCCGGGACCTGAACCAGCTGGCCGGGCGATTGAAGGCGCTCGTCGCAGCGTCAGGCAACGAGCGGAGGACCGGGTAGGAACGGGCTCAGGTATGAAGAGGTCAGGCGGGTCGGTCGGCGGCTTTCACGGAATCGTGGTTTCGAGCGGGAGCTTCTGAATAGTGATGTTCGTGAAGTCAGAGGGGCTGAGCCGCTTGCTGGCGTCGAGGATCTCAACGCCCACGATGTGGCCGTCTTTGTCCACATCCACCGTGACCCCTTCCTCGATGTCAATGTTGTCGTCGGGATGGGCCTCGCGGATCTGGATGTACAATGCATCAGCCTCGGGGTCGTACTCGATCTTCATCCTTCTCCTCGCTTCCTTGAAGGTCTCCGCCTTCACTTCGAAATTATATCGGAAACTCACGCGAAGCGTGAGCAAAGGTTGAGATGATCGCGAACCGGAAGACCGACATGGTCATGAGCCTATCGCAGTGCAACGGTCAGGTCCGACGCCAAACGGTTAACGATCAAGCCTTCCGGAGAAAGGTGAGGATTTCGCGCTTGAAGGTATCGAAGTCTCCGAGGCGTTGACGGATGGTCTCGAACACGATCTGGTCGTTGATACGGCCGTATTCGTGGACCAGGAGGTTGCGGAGTCCCTTCATGCGTCTGAGGCTATCGGCCATGGCATTGGAGATCACGCCCCGTCCCACCAGCTTCTTAAAAAGGTCGTCTTCGTCTCCGGGTAGGCCGAGGCGGAGCCCAGCCACGAGGAGAGCGCAGGCGTCAATGAGCGCCTCCACCAACACCGGCACCAGCCGCTCGCAGGCTCGCTTCTTCTCGACGCGCAGGTACTCTTCAAACCGTTCGGGGGCGATGGAGCGGAGTTCCGCCAGGTATCCGTCAAGCTCATCGAGCTTGGCCAGGAGCCGGTCGCGGTCAATCACGCGCGACCTGATCGAGGTACTGGCGATAGATGTACCGGAAGCCGTCGAAGGCGCGCGCGGTACGGGCGGCGAGCGCATAGAGGGCATCCTCGTCTCGAACGAAGAGGACCGTGCCTTCCTTGAGGACCCGGCTCCGGATGTGCAGGGGGAGCTGCTGGAACACGGTGACGTCGAGGTCGGCTTCCCCGAGGTACTCCACCCGCTTGTGGGCGGGAGCGAGATCGGAGCCCGGCTCGGACGCGAGCACGAGGCAGACGTCGAAGTCGGAGACCGGGGAAGGGTCACCGCGGGCCCGGCTCCCGAACAGGAGCACCGCGAGAACTTCGGGATCACTCTTTGCCCGGTCAACCAGGCGGGCAAGCGCGGGCTGGGAAACCGTGTCCATGAGCGCATGATAAGCGGAGGGACGCGGGCGGTCAAACCGGCGGGGCAACGTCCTGCCAGCCCGGTGACTCGAGAGCATAAAAGCGCAGGCTGAGCCGTGGCGAATCGGAAGACCGACATCAAGGCCCGCTTGCTGGCGACCTTCCGCGTGGAAGCTGAGGAGCATCTCCAGGCGATCACGGCGAACCTTCTGGCCCTGCACCGCGGGCTGCCTCCTTCAGAGGGCCGCGGGATGGTCGAGGCGACATTCCGGGAGGTTCATACCCTGAAAGGGGCCGCCCGCTCGGTCAGCCTCACGGACGTGGAGGCGTTGTGTCAGGCGTGTGAGTCCGTCCTGAGCCGGGTCACGCGGGGCCAGCTCGCGCTCAACCGCCCGCTCCTGAATCGTCTCCAGGAGGCGGTCGATGGCGTGGCCCGCCTGCTGGCAGGGGGCGAAAGCCACCCGGCGCTGAGGGAGTTGATCGACAGCCTCGAGCAAGTCGCCGCCGCGCCGGCCGCAGCGGCGGAACCTGTCGACGCTCTGATCTCTCCCGCGGAAGCGCCCCTGGGACCGGTGGTTCCCGGGCTTCCGAAAACGGACACGATCAGGCTCGCCACGGCCAGGCTCGATTCGCTGCTCCTCCAGGCCGAAGACCTCCTGGTCCCCAAGCTCGCCGTTGAAGAACGGGTGCGCGAGGCCAGGGCCCTCTTCAAAGCGTTGGCCGGAGCAGGACTCCGGACGGCCGAGGGTCAGGCCCAGGATCTGCTCCGTCATCTCGTCCTCGATCAGCGGACAGTCACCCGGGTGGTGGATGGCCTACAGGATGAACTGCGGCGGGTGAGGCTCACGGCCGCGTCAACCGTCCTGGACCTCTTCCCGCGGATGGTGCGGGATCTCGCGCGGGAGCACGGTAAAGAGGTCGAATGGGCGACCCAAGGCGCTGACCTGGAAGTGGACCGGCAGGTCCTGGAAGCGATGAAGGATCCCCTGATCCATCTCGTACGGAACGCCGTCGACCATGGGATCGAGCCGCCCGAGGCCAGGGCTCAGGCGGGTAAACCGCCGCGCGGACAAGTAGCGGTGAGCATCGCCTCGCTGGAGGGCGGCCGGATCGAGATCCGAGTGGAGGACGACGGA encodes:
- a CDS encoding DUF2283 domain-containing protein — protein: MKIEYDPEADALYIQIREAHPDDNIDIEEGVTVDVDKDGHIVGVEILDASKRLSPSDFTNITIQKLPLETTIP
- a CDS encoding chemotaxis protein CheW; amino-acid sequence: MANRKTDIKARLLATFRVEAEEHLQAITANLLALHRGLPPSEGRGMVEATFREVHTLKGAARSVSLTDVEALCQACESVLSRVTRGQLALNRPLLNRLQEAVDGVARLLAGGESHPALRELIDSLEQVAAAPAAAAEPVDALISPAEAPLGPVVPGLPKTDTIRLATARLDSLLLQAEDLLVPKLAVEERVREARALFKALAGAGLRTAEGQAQDLLRHLVLDQRTVTRVVDGLQDELRRVRLTAASTVLDLFPRMVRDLAREHGKEVEWATQGADLEVDRQVLEAMKDPLIHLVRNAVDHGIEPPEARAQAGKPPRGQVAVSIASLEGGRIEIRVEDDGGGIDLTRVRAAAVRARFLTAEEAEASTDDAALELIFRSGLSTSPIITDLSGHGLGLAIVKEQVERLGGEIRVETRAGAGTTVRMILPATIATFRGLLVRAGGQSFLLPTEAVERAIRIAPDEVEHVEGREAVRWNGSPLSIARLSSLLGLPERADEPGPAGREPCVIVRSGGERVGFLVEEILGDREVLVKELGPPLVRVKNVAGAGLLGTGQVVLILRPGDLLKSIREAPRPPSHPLRGYPAPEEKRRQPVLLVVDDSITTRTMEKNLLEAAGYQVRVAVDGVEAWTLLKSDEVDLVVSDVDMPRMDGCDLTARIRADRKLAELPVVL
- a CDS encoding DUF86 domain-containing protein, which codes for MIDRDRLLAKLDELDGYLAELRSIAPERFEEYLRVEKKRACERLVPVLVEALIDACALLVAGLRLGLPGDEDDLFKKLVGRGVISNAMADSLRRMKGLRNLLVHEYGRINDQIVFETIRQRLGDFDTFKREILTFLRKA
- a CDS encoding nucleotidyltransferase domain-containing protein, which translates into the protein MDTVSQPALARLVDRAKSDPEVLAVLLFGSRARGDPSPVSDFDVCLVLASEPGSDLAPAHKRVEYLGEADLDVTVFQQLPLHIRSRVLKEGTVLFVRDEDALYALAARTARAFDGFRYIYRQYLDQVARD